A genomic stretch from Theobroma cacao cultivar B97-61/B2 chromosome 4, Criollo_cocoa_genome_V2, whole genome shotgun sequence includes:
- the LOC18601595 gene encoding UDP-glycosyltransferase 708C1: protein MHISSQRTFTSDICVAKMSIFQGSETSQPHIALFPSAGMGHLTPFLRLASMLLSHNCMVTLLTTKSTVSAAESTYISFFLSTNPEIKHIEFQVPPMQPSNTTADDPFFIQFKATSRSAHLIYPLISSLSPPLSAIFSDLVVASGVSKVAVYLGIPNYAVSTTSAKFLSLLAYLPILTSDAAKLSNRSTDIEIPGLTPLPISSIPPPFFNPDHLFTATLVSNAIALPDCKGILMNAFDCFEPETLSAINNKRALRNLPPILPIGPLETYELKKDLGQYLPWLNSQPAESVVFVSFGSRTAMTKDQIKELRHGLEKSEYRFLWILKTKTVDKDDTEDLEDLLSCSFLERTKNKGMVLKEWVNQQDILAHPAVGGFVNHCGWNSVMEAAQRGIPMLAWPQHGDQRANAEVLEKAGLGIWDRTWGWGGQRLVKTDEIQKRISELMTDVKLKSRAKKVGEEARKATGNGGSSIKTIMEVIESLKQNNRS from the coding sequence ATGCATATAAGTTCCCAAAGAACCTTTACCTCAGATATTTGTGTCGCCAAAATGTCGATTTTCCAAGGTTCTGAAACATCCCAGCCTCACATTGCTCTCTTTCCAAGTGCTGGAATGGGTCACCTGACCCCTTTTCTCCGTCTTGCTTCCATGCTATTGTCACACAATTGTATGGTAACTCTGCTCACTACTAAATCTACAGTATCAGCAGCCGAGTCCAcatatatttctttctttctttcaacaaaTCCAGAAATCAAACATATTGAATTCCAAGTTCCTCCTATGCAACCTTCCAATACCACTGCAGATGATCCTTTCTTTATCCAATTCAAAGCTACTAGCCGTTCTGCCCATCTTATTTATCCTTTAATATCTTCTTTATCGCCACCTCTCTCTGCCATCTTTTCTGACTTAGTAGTAGCCTCTGGTGTCAGCAAAGTTGCTGTTTATCTTGGTATTCCTAATTACGCTGTATCCACCACTTCTGCcaagtttctttctcttttggcTTATCTTCCAATCCTGACATCTGATGCTGCTAAACTGAGCAACAGATCTACTGACATTGAGATACCAGGCCTAACCCCATTGCCTATATCAAGCATTCCGCCTCCATTCTTCAATCCTGATCATCTTTTTACAGCAACCCTTGTATCAAATGCCATAGCTCTCCCGGATTGCAAAGGAATTCTAATGAATGCATTTGATTGCTTTGAGCCTGAAACTCTTTCAGCAATCAACAATAAGAGAGCTTTAAGAAATCTCCCACCAATTCTCCCCATAGGACCATTGGAAACTTATGAGCTCAAGAAGGACCTGGGTCAGTATCTACCTTGGCTAAACAGCCAACCAGCAGAATCTGTCGTGTTTGTAAGCTTCGGAAGCAGAACAGCCATGACAAAGGATCAAATAAAGGAATTGAGACATGGACTAGAAAAAAGTGAGTATCGATTCCTTTGGATACTGAAGACGAAAACAGTTGACAAGGATGACACTGAAGATTTGGAAGACTTATTAAGCTGTTCATTTCTAGAAAGAACAAAGAACAAGGGCATGGTATTAAAGGAGTGGGTGAACCAGCAAGATATTCTAGCACATCCTGCGGTAGGAGGCTTTGTAAATCATTGTGGGTGGAACTCAGTGATGGAAGCAGCTCAGAGAGGGATTCCAATGCTGGCATGGCCTCAACATGGGGACCAAAGAGCGAACGCGGAGGTTTTGGAGAAGGCAGGGCTTGGAATATGGGATAGGACATGGGGCTGGGGTGGTCAGAGGTTGGTTAAAACGGATGAGATTCAGAAAAGGATCAGTGAGCTGATGACAGATGTGAAGCTGAAGAGTAGAGCCAAGAAGGTAGGAGAAGAAGCTAGGAAAGCCACTGGAAATGGTGGGAGTTCCATAAAGACAATCATGGAAGTCATTGAATCGTTAAAGCAAAACAACAGGAGCTga